A window of the Drosophila simulans strain w501 chromosome 2L, Prin_Dsim_3.1, whole genome shotgun sequence genome harbors these coding sequences:
- the LOC6732206 gene encoding general transcription factor 3C polypeptide 1 has translation MSASSGGSWINAIYDEVALEGLEGVTLPYLWDLLARRLEFFPSPLPDRIREQTWTLLLRTPPHKIEFFELPAERPLMPYYDRLNDIDEQLGLPVVPEQCPYMLFPAAYVQEGDIKGNCNDFKTRKLIPSSDLHSLNAAQATEQWAGRLVVVASQELRETALTPESLLMPKNLPLPNYIFLEAIGRSRYSGHTTAGPWSLINYSKDTGILFYIKNKLINLQLIIAQNYNEINKGRILVSSLLMLPRFYRIYKNHSQENLEKLYLGIMRTPSRQVPVTEITDLLGRPTNFKTKKLLVTHSFRKFFETKQVERPVAPLTKSGKQSKATTRKVTVIQLRNPNMQLKDLYKNDDSEENQVSEFLDLGHCFLDMPPEEEVFRAVARFGKRGLNSNELCHYTGINATYMRHFVKRVKKHGLVKEYSEQVGKSRQFRFVAVGHLGDLSKEDEIKKKALEIRCKDEPNITESTDVLLKDLPEIVTNARPIAFKIKKTRAANQTQRQINRQKMIVRQIDQNCLVSLPRVLRSLQETERQAGFKDSLCRRSLMRLLRPMVEENVINVFEITLHYNQRVRVYRFATHPKIGLDHAVMKREIVKLKSNFHLITEERMKRPSQMAPKERKEVLARRKLAPERSSAVFKTQAPKLLLARTLHEFLFYLHHELSPEQKPLSMTAELVQQWQKSEPALQPRQFFDEWQADETKVQPYTEDIGWRTFIPPLPRYVDKPSGWLYFMDAMDRMPLSLFMRICRIEREASDDLRLQLQHPIRQHYLLSQLKLETIVPRLKLQQLYVGTLRLLNNMGLIQVSEQKLGRDSLHRWVFLNQRTSLLDTTSSTEHNYMQVSADRSYTKLNFEFSSVEQLGNYWAKLQHICIYTKLGYRKSLSTQRILPARLKVLVFQPTVEFDQAVKLDNGTVPGDHLGAAGLSSNLFAHQFRHWSWVQRQNGGKSNAAREKAKRTVRKRAVITRLKIGPRLAVRKARELSTGKTLKKSSGPRDDIDRDALRNMRTLRVKWAPEEDRLLKMGRAVYMFIDAPTMTLALCDLAVVCRDLIRRWLGICNKTTQACVRRVQFMVKMKRDIPDVPSWIYAMQTQPQFNTVYNERFLSQLKRDYPNKTDFQNALMTHFALMMAKLQRMIAKSQGSVSRQFLLPDSLDAFGSQLRECRSAHEELQLLFQDPASETDLQVAVAHGVLHSNICCAKDKTLLNLQTFEIYKHFSEEVLNSAFNKARADSLLVAVKRRNIQSAASRQISGPGHLLSSKYKYRLIYTKLTHFLYDCFFALDQKLRAGQEQQLSSPHFGQLLVMGEWLSENRLSLSLQLPANILTVDTTTVGRQSGCHSDRILDHYSCIFDNAPQTEYSKRLEGECSGRQASRVRFHPANLSFRLPTSAYNQLSKLQLRAMHFFCALDALGEAITLSQSRLEQFDCPFTNCIMRSGNYLNAVERIAHEQRPILRQLVADALPSQQFVLESHPAGTPLTVTNANLLPFAQQLEAFWREKQQAMELKDLGKTLSERTQHKLTDWRSICAELLDDEPHAWETERVQEYEPALNKEERARAQDVFVVHLPTIGIKVVEQPEGKQTIDSLRTSVLDKVLKTTYWQYTENSFESLRPKLQESGYDDRAIRHMEDILHHIEKHTLGVKGLELRRIFPLGDFLLETLHLLADHSLIKRVGIVSVMYVHKNHIRNWVVHTFHIKRLEREKVQPIVAAAPGTLLAVVGHKRKLEAQETTGSVPEKRVKLMEQLSTESESDEPSGSASKRPKRITRKEPSLEVANATLEASRDAIAMRPQPWIRVNASLNRRVLDRWMGAVLSECIARVGCTVHSLFLRFLHLVPVDVMFLLELLHDLGCIQLMEMRPHKVHVESLLDDEHEDGDEQPVTELYDPMQTYVQVHGNAISRLTNFIGLKKYSTEFI, from the exons ATGAGCGCCAGTTCCGGAGGATCCTGGATTAATGCCATATACGATGAGGTAGCCCTCGAGGGTCTGGAGGGTGTGACATTGCCCT ATCTCtgggatctgctggccaggcGACTGGAGTTTTTCCCCTCTCCGCTGCCTGACCGCATTCGGGAACAGACGTGGACCTTGCTGCTACGCACTCCGCCTCACAAGATCGAGTTCTTTGAACTGCCGGCGGAAAGACCACTAATGCCCTACTATGATCGCCTCAACGACATCGACGAACAGCTGGGATTGCCGGTGGTGCCTGAGCAGTGTCCGTACATGTTGTTCCCGGCCGCCTATGTGCAAGAGGGCGACATCAAGGGTAACTGCAACGACTTTAAGACACGTAAGCTGATCCCTTCCAGCGATCTGCATTCTCTTAATGCCGCTCAAGCCACGGAACAGTGGGCAGGCAGGCTCGTAGTGGTGGCCTCCCAAGAGCTGCGGGAGACAGCACTCACGCCCGAAAGCCTCCTGATGCCCAAGAATCTGCCACTGCCCAACTACATCTTCCTGGAGGCCATCGGACGGTCTCGGTACAGCGGACACACCACCGCAGGCCCTTGGTCGCTTATAAACTACAGCAAGGACACAGGGATTCTCTTCTATATCAA AAACAAGTTGATAAATCTGCAGCTGATTATTGCCCAGAACTATAACGAAATTAACAAGGGACGCATCTTGGTATCTTCGCTGCTGATGCTACCGCGCTTTTACCGCATCTACAAGAACCACTCTCAGGAAAATCTTGAAAAACTATACTTGGGGATAATGCGGACGCCAAGCCGCCAAGTACCCGTCACCGAAATAACCGATCTTCTAGGCCGTCCTACCAATTTTAAGACAAAGAAACTCCTAGTGACCCACTCCTTTCGTAAGTTCTTCGAGACTAAGCAAGTTGAAAGGCCCGTTGCGCCACTGACCAAGTCGGGAAAGCAGTCCAAAGCAACCACACGCAAGGTGACAGTGATACAGCTGCGCAATCCGAATATGCAACTGAAGGACCTGTACAAGAACGATGACAGCGAGGAGAATCAGGTATCAGAGTTTTTGGATCTGGGCCACTGCTTTCTTGATATGCCTCCGGAGGAGGAAGTTTTCCGTGCAGTGGCGAGATTCGGCAAACGTGGTCTTAATAGCAACGAGTTGTGCCACTACACGGGCATCAACGCCACCTACATGCGACACTTTGTGAAGCGAGTGAAAAAGCACGGCCTGGTCAAAGAGTACTCGGAGCAGGTGGGAAAGAGCCGGCAGTTCCGCTTTGTGGCCGTAGGACATTTGGGGGACCTTTCAAAAGAAGACGAGATCAAGAAAAAGGCACTGGAAATTAGGTGTAAGGATGAGCcc AATATTACCGAAAGCACTGATGTCCTGCTAAAGGACTTGCCCGAGATCGTGACGAATGCCCGACCCATAGCATTCAAAATTAAGAAGACCAGAGCGGCCAATCAGACACAGCGCCAAATTAATCGCCAGAAAATGATCGTGCGCCAGATCGACCAGAATTGTTTGGTGTCCCTGCCCCGCGTATTAAGATCCCTCCAGGAAACGGAGCGGCAGGCCGGCTTCAAGGACAGCCTATGTCGCCGCTCGTTGATGCGCCTGCTGCGTCCCATGGTTGAGGAAAATGTTATAAACGTGTTCGAGATCACACTGCACTACAATCAGCGGGTTCGGGTCTACCGCTTCGCCACGCATCCAAAGATCGGGCTTGACCACGCGGTCATGAAACGCGAGATTGTCAAGCTAAAGAGTAACTTCCACTTGATCACCGAGGAGCGCATGAAGCGGCCATCTCAAATGGCGCCCAAGGAGCGCAAGGAGGTACTCGCTCGTCGAAAACTGGCGCCAGAGCGTTCAAGTGCGGTGTTCAAGACGCAGGCACCCAAACTTCTTTTAGCAAGGACGCTGCACGAGTTTCTCTTCTATTTGCACCACGAGCTGTCGCCGGAACAGAAGCCCCTGTCCATGACCGCCGAGCTTGTGCAGCAGTGGCAGAAGTCAGAACCGGCACTGCAGCCGCGCCAGTTTTTCGACGAGTGGCAGGCGGATGAAACAAAGGTTCAGCCCTACACTGAGGATATAGGCTGGCGCACCTTTATACCGCCCCTGCCGCGCTACGTGGACAAACCATCTGGCTGGCTTTACTTCATGGATGCCATGGACCGAATGCCGCTCTCGCTCTTTATGCGCATTTGCCGCATTGAGCGCGAAGCCAGCGACGATTTGCGTCTACAGCTTCAGCATCCCATCCGTCAGCACTATCTGCTTTCCCAGCTGAAGCTGGAGACCATTGTGCCACGCCTGAAACTGCAGCAGCTTTATGTGGGCACTCTGCGACTGCTCAACAATATGGGTCTGATCCAG GTGAGCGAGCAAAAGTTAGGTCGTGACTCCCTGCACCGCTGGGTATTCCTGAACCAGCGAACCAGCTTGCTGGACACGACTTCCAGCACTGAGCACAACTATATGCAAGTGAGCGCCGATCGCTCGTATACGAAGCTTAACTTTGAGTTCTCCAGCGTGGAGCAACTGGGCAACTATTGGGCCAAGTTGCAGCACATCTGCATTTATACGAAACTGGGATACCGCAAATCGTTGAGCACGCAGAGAATTCTGCCGGCGCGTTTGAAGGTCCTAGTCTTCCAGCCAACGGTGGAGTTCGATCAGGCCGTTAAGCTTGACAATGGGACAGTTCCTGGTGATCACCTGGGTGCCGCTGGACTGAGCtccaatttgtttgcccaccaGTTCCGCCACTGGTCGTGGGTGCAGCGTCAGAATGGTGGTAAGTCGAATGCAGCAAGGGAAAAGGCCAAGAGGACAGTCCGGAAGCGGGCAGTAATTACGCGCCTGAAGATTGGACCCCGACTAGCGGTGCGCAAGGCACGTGAGCTATCTACCGGCAAAACATTAAAGAAGTCATCCGGCCCTCGAGACGATATTGATCGGGATGCCCTGCGGAATATGCGAACATTGCGCGTCAAATGGGCGCCAGAGGAGGATCGTTTGCTCAAGATGGGCCGGGCAGTCTACATGTTCATTGATGCACCCACAATGACCTTGGCCTTGTGCGACTTGGCCGTCGTCTGTCGCGATTTGATTCGCCGCTGGCTGGGCATCTGCAACAAGACAACTCAGGCCTGCGTTCGCCGCGTTCAGTTTATGGTGAAGATGAAGCGTGACATACCGGACGTTCCCAGCTGGATCTACGCTATGCAAACGCAGCCACAGTTCAACACGGTGTACAACGAACGATTTCTCAGCCAGCTGAAGCGGGACTATCCCAACAAGACTGATTTTCAAAACGCTCTGATGACTCACTTTGCTCTCATGATGGCCAAACTGCAGCGTATGATAGCGAAATCT CAAGGTTCAGTTAGTCGCCAGTTTTTGCTGCCCGACTCCTTGGACGCCTTCGGTAGCCAACTACGCGAGTGTCGATCGGCGCACGAGGAGCTGCAACTGCTCTTCCAGGACCCCGCTTCGGAGACTGATCTTCAAGTGGCCGTAGCTCATGGCGTGTTGCATAGCAACATATGCTGTGCCAAGGACAAGACTCTGCTGAACCTGCAGACTTTCGAGATATACAAGCACTTCTCCGAGGAAGTGCTCAACTCAGCATTCAACAAAGCGCGCGCAGATTCTTTGCTAGTAGCGGTAAAGCGGCGAAACATTCAGTCGGCGGCCAGCCGACAAATCTCCGGACCGGGACACTTGCTGAGCTCAAAGTACAAGTACCGCTTGATCTACACCAAGCTGACGCACTTCCTCTACGACTGTTTCTTTGCTTTGGACCAGAAGTTGCGGGCaggccaggagcagcagctatCCTCGccgcattttggccaactacTGGTGATGGGCGAGTGGTTGTCGGAAAACAGGCTGAGTCTTTCACTTCAGCTGCCCGCGAATATCCTGACCGTGGACACAACCACCGTGGGCAGGCAGAGTGGTTGCCACTCGGATCGTATTTTGGATCATTACAGCTGCATCTTCGACAATGCGCCGCAAACCGAGTACTCAAAGCGGTTGGAGGGCGAGTGCAGTGGACGCCAGGCGTCGCGTGTGCGCTTCCATCCGGCCAACCTGAGCTTTCGCCTGCCGACCAGTGCTTACAACCAGCTATCCAAGCTGCAGTTGCGTGCTATGCACTTCTTCTGTGCGTTAGATGCCTTGGGCGAGGCCATCACCTTAAGTCAGTCGCGTTTGGAGCAATTCGATTGTCCCTTCACCAATTGCATTATGCGCAGTGGCAACTATTTAAACGCCGTCGAGCGGATTGCCCACGAGCAGCGACCCATTCTCCGGCAACTGGTGGCCGATGCCTTGCCATCGCAGCAGTTCGTGCTGGAATCGCATCCAGCGGGCACACCCCTCACAGTGACCAACGCGAATCTCCTGCCGTTTGCCCAGCAACTGGAGGCGTTTTGGCGAGAAAAGCAACAAGCAATGGAGCTGAAGGACTTGGGTAAGACACTTTCGGAACGAACCCAGCACAAGCTCACCGACTGGCGTTCCATTTGTGCCGAGCTGCTTGATGACGAGCCACATGCATGGGAGACGGAACGCGTTCAGGAGTACGAACCCGCTCTCAACAAGGAAGAGCGTGCCCGAGCGCAGGATGTGTTTGTTGTTCATTTGCCCACCATTGGAATTAAGGTTGTGGAGCAGCcagaaggcaaacaaacaatagaCAGCCTGCGTACTTCAGTGCTCGACAAGGTCCTTAA AACTACCTATTGGCAATACACGGAGAACAGCTTTGAAAGCCTTCGGCCGAAACTGCAGGAGAGTGGATATGACGATCGTGCCATCCGCCACATGGAGGACATACTGCACCACATTGAGAAGCATACACTCGGTGTGAAGGGCCTGGAGTTGCGTAGGATATTTCCCCTGGGAGATTTCCTGTTGGAAACACTGCATCTACTGGCTGACCACAGTCTTATCAAGCGAGTGGGCATTGTTAGTGTCATGTACGTTCATAAAAACCACATCCGCAATTGGGTGGTGCACACGTTCCACATCAAGAGATTGGAGCGGGAAAAAGTGCAGCCCATAGTGGCGGCGGCACCTGGAACACTCCTAGCCGTCGTTGGTCACAAGCGCAAGCTGGAGGCTCAGGAGACGACTGGCTCCGTTCCAGAAAAGCGGGTGAAACTTATGGAGCAACTGAGCACGGAGAGTGAGAGCGACGAGCCGAGCGGATCTGCTTCCAAGCGGCCAAAGAGGATTACACGAAAGGAACCCTCCCTCGAAGTGGCCAATGCCACGCTGGAAGCTTCACGGGATGCTATTGCCATGCGACCGCAGCCTTGGATACGGGTGAATGCATCCCTCAATAGACGCGTCCTCGATCGCTGGATGGGCGCCGTTCTCAGCGAGTGCATCGCTCGCGTCGGCTGCACCGTGCACAGTTTGTTTCTGAGGTTCCTCCACTTGGTGCCGGTGGACGTCATGTTCCTGCTGGAGCTTCTGCACGATCTGGGTTGCATACAACTCATGGAGATGCGACCTCACAAAGTGCACGTGGAATCACTGCTGGATGATGAGCATGAAGACGGCGATGAGCAGCCAGTCACGGAGCTCTACGATCCCATGCAGACCTATGTTCAAGTGCATGGCAATGCAATAAGCAGGCTCACCAACTTTATTGGCCTAAAAAAGTACAGCACTGAGTTTATTTAG
- the LOC6732207 gene encoding 60S ribosomal protein L24, protein MKIGLCAFSGYKIYPGHGKTMVKIDGKSFTFLDKKCERSYLMKRNPRKVTWTVLYRRKHRKGIEEEASKKRTRRTQKFQRAIVGASLAEILAKRNMKPEVRKAQRDQAIKVAKEQKRAVKAAKKAAAPAPAKKSAPKQKAAKVTQKAAPRVGGKR, encoded by the exons ATGAA AATTGGCTTGTGCGCATTCAGCGGGTACAAAATCTACCCCGGTCATGGCAAGACCATGGTCAAGATCGATGGCAAG TCGTTCACCTTCCTGGACAAGAAGTGCGAGCGCTCCTACCTGATGAAGCGCAATCCCCGCAAGGTTACGTGGACCGTGCTGTACCGCCGGAAGCACCGCAAgggaatcgaggaggaggcctCCAAGAAGCGCACCCGCCGCACCCAGAAGTTCCAGCGCGCCATCGTCGGCGCCTCGCTGGCCGAGATCCTGGCCAAGCGTAACATGAAGCCGGAGGTGCGCAAGGCGCAGCGCGACCAGGCCATCAAGGTGGCCAAGGAGCAGAAGCGTGCCGTCAAGGCCGCCAAGAAGGCTGCTGCCCCCGCTCCCGCCAAGAAGTCGGCGCCCAAGCAGAAGGCCGCCAAGGTCACGCAGAAGGCTGCTCCCCGCGTCGGAGGCAAGCGGTAA
- the LOC6732208 gene encoding membrane-associated progesterone receptor component 1: MADSSKGMEHPTSWYCRFYNSVREAPINVPLLIISCVLFYKLGFLVRRLSGEEPHFSDDDDQEVDLQPLRQDFTVRELRKYDGTRADGRILVAIIFNIYDVSRSVHYYGRNGVNPNYAGRDISRILINSPEYLNDSEDFDDLSDLSTNQMNTLREWEQQYKQKYPFVGKLKEKLQINDTDEEDLELQQADPLVDQI, translated from the coding sequence ATGGCTGACAGCTCCAAGGGCATGGAACACCCCACCAGCTGGTACTGCAGATTCTACAATTCCGTTAGGGAAGCACCCATCAATGTCCCCCTTTTGATCATATCGTGTGTCCTGTTCTACAAGTTGGGGTTTCTTGTGCGTCGTCTGAGCGGCGAGGAACCACACTTcagtgatgatgatgatcaggAAGTGGATCTTCAGCCATTGCGGCAGGACTTTACGGTTAGGGAACTTCGGAAATATGACGGCACACGGGCGGACGGTCGCATCCTGGTGGCTATCATTTTTAATATCTACGATGTCTCGCGATCCGTTCACTATTACGGACGAAATGGCGTTAATCCAAACTATGCCGGTCGGGATATTTCGAGGATTTTGATCAATTCACCAGAGTACTTAAATGACAGCGAGGATTTTGATGATTTGAGCGACCTCTCAACCAACCAAATGAACACATTGCGGGAGTGGGAACAGCAGTACAAGCAGAAGTACCCATTTGTTGGAAAACTCAAGGAGAAACTACAAATAAACGACACCGACGAGGAGGATTTGGAGCTGCAGCAAGCAGATCCGCTGGTGGACCAAATATGA
- the LOC6732209 gene encoding dynein intermediate chain 3, ciliary — protein MGTLGNQFILSRERRRFGRQCLFTDRNEMILSVQPSGRLRLKYILRNPINERTQLSEQYAASSVLTHNVTLDSHGLNHYEGGWNVKEVNMMDEESTMRYRKKVERDDSWGIEVSQLMHDAMDISSANNAVNIYEDFFVDLPEDLGRGISMKIAARGTHVFHDLWIPSRMLMTCEWLNNDPNQFLLFFSNRMSLTPDYTKQLNTLPDFGNDNPHAFYIWNLDDATRPVAHYDSSRVVRVAKVCMRDESYMVGGLQEGQVGFWLTENQGGPKSMCPLEACHREATTAICWVHSKLNTEFYSGSLDGSIKYWDTRDLLMPVHEVLAEPDPQTVQNRQDAHGVTFLEFEYTIPVRFIFCTDMGYLFVGNRKGTNPQDTIVAAYQLFAGPIRCVMRNPFFVKNFLVVGDWRVRIWSEEVKNCPSTFYFRRKNQVLSGAWSTGRCSLFCIGDDKGNLEFWDLLMSHTRPILTIKYKYAVTHLVFKPDGTMLTVSLANGDCLMLRLEEGMRSATIKEKSLMMSMFEREIQRCKLLEAREEEIKLKKRLTTIFLEEERKSREKLEAKKKKGQAKKEMEPKVEDEATIFLRMIESDSEFSKALLDFNEAMENIAIQRSKRTFAMERTVFEMHQPIP, from the exons ATGGGAACCTTGGGCAATCAGTTCATCCTCTCGCGGGAGCGTCGCCGGTTCGGGAGGCAGTGCCTCTTCACGGACCGCAATGAGATGATCCTCAGTGTGCAGCCGAGTGGACGGCTGCGCCTCAAATACATACTGCGCAATCCGATTAACGAACGTACGCAGCTGAGCGAACAGTATGCAGCATCTTCGGTGTTGACACACAACGTGACCCTGGATTCCCATGGCTTGAATCACTACGAAGGCGGCTGGAACGTAAAGGAGGTCAACATGATGGACGAGGAGTCCACAATGCGTTATCGAAAAAAGGTCGAACGCGATGACTCCTGGGGCATCGAGGTGAGCCAATTGATGCACGACGCAATGGACATCAGTTCGGCCAACAATGCAGTCAACATCTACGAGGACTTCTTTGTGGATCTACCAGAGGATTTGGGCCGTGGCATCAGCATGAAGATCGCTGCCAGGGGTACCCATGTCTTTCATGATCTGTGGATACCATCGCGAATGCTGATGACGTGCGAATGGCTTAACAATGATCCCAATCAGTTTCTCCTGTTCTTTTCCAATCGAATGAGCCTGACACCGGACTACACAAAGCAGTTGAACACGCTTCCCGATTTCGGCAACGATAATCCGCATGCATTCTACATTTGGAACTTGGATGATGCCACCCGACCGGTTGCCCACTACGATTCCAGTAGAGTCGTGCGGGTCGCAAAGGTGTGCATGCGCGATGAGAGCTACATGGTGGGTGGACTCCAGGAGGGCCAGGTGGGCTTCTGGCTAACCGAGAACCAGGGTGGTCCCAAGAGCATGTGCCCTCTGGAGGCGTGTCATCGCGAGGCCACCACGGCCATCTGCTGGGTGCACTCGAAGCTCAACACGGAGTTTTACTCAGGGTCGCTGGATGGGTCCATCAAGTATTGGGATACCCGGGATCTTCTCATGCCGGTGCATGAGGTGCTGGCCGAACCGGATCCCCAGACAGTTCAAAATCGCCAGGATGCACATGGGGTAACTTTCCTCGAGTTCGAGTACACCATCCCAGTGCGCTTCATATTCTGCACCGATATGGGTTACTTGTTCGTGGGCAATCGCAAGGGCACCAATCCGCAGGATACTATTGTTGCTGCCTATCAACTTTTTGCCGGTCCCATTCGCTGCGTAATGCGTAATCCGTTCTTTGTAAAGAATTTCTTGGTGGTGGGTGATTGGCGGGTGCGGATCTGGTCGGAGGAGGTGAAGAACTGCCCCAGTACCTTCTACTTCCGCCGGAAAAACCAGGTGCTGAGCGGTGCCTGGAGCACGGGACGCTGCTCGCTGTTCTGCATCGGTGACGACAAGGGCAATTTGGAGTTTTGGGACCTGCTGATGTCCCACACCCGACCGATTCTCACCATCAAATACAAGTACGCCGTCACCCATCTGGTGTTCAAGCCGGATGGAACAATGCTAACCGTGAGCCTGGCCAACGGCGATTGCCTGATGCTCCGCTTGGAGGAGGGTATGCGAAGTGCCACCATCAAGGAGAAGTCTCTCATGATGTCG ATGTTTGAACGGGAGATACAGCGCTGCAAACTTCTGGAGGCTCGCGAGGAGGAGATCAAGTTGAAGAAGCGCCTGACCACCATCTTCTTGGAGGAGGAACGCAAGTCCAGGGAAAAGCTggaggccaagaagaagaagggtCAGGCCAAAAAGGAGATGGAGCCGAAGGTTGAGGACGAGGCGACCATTTTCCTCAGGATGATCGAGAGCGACTCGGAATTCAGCAAGGCCCTTCTGGACTTCAACGAAGCCATGGAAAATATCGCCATACAGCGTTCCAAGCGCACTTTCGCCATGGAGCGCACTGTATTCGAGATGCATCAGCCCATCCCTTGA